ACCTAGGATCGACCTGCAAACCGGAAGAACCGTTTCTGCGGAGGCCTTGGTACGATGGCAACACCCCGATCTCGGAATCGTTTCCCCGTCGGTATTCATTCCGATCGCGGAAGAATCCGGTTTCGTAATGGAGATCGGAGAATTCGTATTGGAAAAGGCGCTGGAGGACCTGTCCAGATGGAGGAAGGCGAAATATTCCCCTTTACGGATCTCCATCAACCTTTCCGCCAAACAATTGGAAGACCCTCAGATCCCAAAAAAAGTCCTGCGTTCCATCGATCAATTCGGATTGGAAGTGGACGATTTAGAATTGGAAATCACGGAGTCCAGTTTGATCACGAACATGACTTCCGCCATGGAGCTACTCACCGAATTGCATTCCTGGGGCATCGCGATTTCTCTGGACGATTTCGGGACAGGTTACTCCAACTTGGCCTACTTAAGTCGGCTTCCTCTCCGAACTTTAAAAATCGACCAGTCTTTCGTAAAAAGAATTCTCTTGGATTCCAACTCCCTTGCGATTTCCAGAACCATCGTAGCCTTGGGAAAAAGTTTGGGATTGAGAATTACTGCGGAAGGAGTCGAAACGGAGGAGCAACTTCGGAAAGTTCGGGACCTAGGGTGCGACGAAGTCCAGGGATTCTATTTTAGCCGCCCGATCTCCTTCGAAAATCTGATAGAATTCGCGAATCAATGACCGGATATCGTCTGTTTCAATTCCGAAAAAAAGAGATCCTCGACCGAATCCGAAAGCATAGGACCCCATAAAAAGAAAATCCAACCGAACCAATGCCTCAGACGATCATCTACCGTCGGAAGGGGTACTTTTCCATTTTCACCCGTCGTTTTAGAAGCACGGAAATCGAGTCTCTCCTGAAAATAGCCGGGAAATACCAGCAGACTAAACGAGGAAAGATACAAAGACCAATGCATCTCACGGTCGAATCCGTCTATTTTGATTTCTATTTTGCTCGGAACCTCTTCGAACCCGCTCGAATATTTCGACGTTCTGTACGTGCAACCATTGCTTTCATCCCGGCAAAATTCAGCCAAACGTCCGGACAATCCGGATAGAAATTCCCATTTTCGTTTGGGATAATATTGGCGGAAGGAAAACCGAGCCTGATCCACGAACTCTTCCGCTCGGAACCAGCCTGTGACCGCCTGTTTGCAATCGGAAGGCTTAGTACACGAGTCGGATCTCTCCGTTTGTCCGCAGAATTCCGCACAAGTATCCCCTTTCAAGAGCAGGACCAATTCCGTCTTTTTCTTCCCGAACGGGGAATCTTTCCGGATTTGCCCGGAGCTTTGCACGGATCGGTACGTGCATCCTGCAAATAGAAATAGAAGAAAAAGAATCCGACCTGTTGGAAACTCCGTCATCGTTCAAACAAGGAGAGGCTCATAATGTTTCCGCAAGAAGCTCTACCTTTTCTTCGGATTCTTGTCCGGCACTTTCTCTATCTGATTTTCCGAAGGGAAAATTTCCTTCTTTTCCGAATCGTTCAAATCCGGAAATTCCCGGCGAATCTCTCGGATTTCCGCCGGATGCAGGATCCTGTCCGCAGTATTTAGAAGATAAAGTTTCCTTTCCTGTTCCGAAGTGAAATTTAGGGAACGTGTTTTTGCAAGATCATCGTATAGTAAGTCGAAGGTGAAGATTCCTGCAAGGAAATCGAAGAATTCCAACCAGTGCACTTCCACCTCAAGCCCTCCCATGACTACTCCCGCTTTTACACCCATGCCCCAATAATCCCTGTAGTTCTGATAGATCTTTTTTCGGGGGCTGTGGAAGACAAAAGATTCATACGCGTCCTTACTTCCAGTCCCCATAGACCTACCGGAAATGGAAATCGGAACGACCGGCCCAAGCCCTGCCTCCGCAGACAATTCCTCCGTATAGCCTAGGTTTCTCTTTTGGAACCAACCCAGCTGGACCGTATTTCCGGTATAAAGAGTAACCTGAAACCCTCTCGTTACCCAAGCGCTCACTCCGAACTGAGGCCCTACTTTCACGTTCACGCTGAGGATGTCCAGAAGATCTAAAATTCTATCCGGAAGATACCAGGCAAACTTGGCCAAAAGACTACTTTCTTCTGCTTCTCGTTTTCCTCGGTTCGGCCCGAGATAGGAAATTTCCGAAACTGCTTCCTTAGATTCTGGAGGCAATTTTTCGTACAAAGCCTTGGCCCTCTCGTTTTCAGGGTAAACCTTCAACACTGCGCGAAGGAGCTCCGCTGCTTCGGCGTTTTTTTTCTGGGAGAAAAATACCTCTGCATCGTTCAACGAAGATTTTGCCGAAGCCTGAACCTCTTCGTATCTGGGAACGGTCGCACAGTTGAACACTGCGATCAAAAAAATACATACGGATGCGCTTGCGAAAACTCTTACATTGGATCCTGTTTTCATGTTCTCCCTCCTCGGTCAGTATCTGAAACCGAATTCGATCCCGATCTGGGACCTCGTATCTCGAGCGCTCGTCTTCGTTCCTACACTTGAGATAAAATTACCGGCCATAAAATTTACTGCGAAGAGCATAGGATCCAGAGTTGATAATCCGTGCGAAGTCGAATGGGTTGCACTACTAACCGCTCCGGAAAAACGTACAAACAAGGATTCGTTGAAATTCCACAAATAACCCAGTTGGAACCTGTTCCCTTCTATTTTTCCCTGAGACGTTATTTTCACATGACCGTTAAGAGGCAGAAGCTTCGACCCGATTGTCGCCAACGTGCGACTATGATCGTCGAAACGATTATCTCCGTAGAAACTGGAAAAGTATTCCACTCCGACATCGATTCTGCCATTCCCCAATGCGATCGCATAATTCAATCCTGCAACGGCGCTTCCGAAGAATTCCCGATAATCGATCCGATCCCGCGTAACCGGATCCACCCCGCCGCCAGAAAAAGGAGGATTCTTTGCAATGGTTAGGGAATCGTAATACATATTAGAACCCGAAACCAAGCGTGTTTGATTTTGATACGCTTCCAATCCGAATCGGAGCGCGAAATTTTCTAGATATTTGTTCTTAAAGCCATTAAAAATCAGGAAGTCCCCTCCCCAACTGGCTCTCATGCTGTCCAGTTTATTTTTAGAATAGTCCCAAACCGTAAAATCTTGTAGGAGCGTCGGAGTTCCGGGACTGAGAACAGTACCTCCGGATTGGGAGGAACTGTAGGCTGGAGATTGTATATGTTCCGAACCGAGAGCGGAATACGAGAGCAGGTAATTGCTCCGAAAGAGTCCCGTATGGCGAACCGACGTTTCCCATTCGACCCCCTTCCCTCGAAATGTCGTAGGAGAAGGTAACGTTATGCTATAATTTCCGGTTGCGACTGCCCACTGGCTGCTATTACTCCCCAATGTCAATGCGTTGCTTGCCGTCGCGGAATGTACGGTATTTTCTGTAATTCTAAACCCGACTGCTCCCGTTTTGTCGAAGAAGGAACCTTCCTCCGCTGTCAGTGCGGAAAAAGACGCCAAACAAAGAGATATTAGATATTTTCTCGATTTCAAGGATAACCTTCTCGAATCTATATGATCTTTCCGAAATTCCGGTCCGACTTCCTTCAGGAAAACCCATGCCGTTCCATAGATTGCATTTTTTGCCATACTTGGAAAAAAGAAAAATCATACAATCATTTTATAAATATTTTTTATATCTTTTTTGAAAATCATTTCCCTGATTTTGTGCGAAGGAACTCAGATTTGCAGTTGATTGTGAGAGGAATGGCTGGATGTTTCAGCCCATTCTTTCTGAAGGAAAGAAAATTCAGTATAAAACCAGCCGATTTGTCAGGAATTTCGGAGCTCGATTCCAAGATTTCTAGAAATTTCTCTATTTTTAGAATTCCATCTTTTATTCCTGGAATACTAGACATTCCCGTTTTCAATCCCGAGAAAATATTGGAAAAATGAAAAAGTCCAATATTTGGAATTTTTTTCAGAAAATTTTGGACTTCGTGATGGAATGCTAGCTGATTCGTAATCCAAGCGTAACCCTTTGCCTCCATTCTCCTCTTATCAAAGACCGCCTCCCAAAACGGGGTGTAAAAAAAAGCAAATGGTAACTCTACATGAAAAACAAAAGAAGCACTGGAGGAACTCTCCCGTCTTTTAGTCGTTCCTTTCTCCATTTCCTTCTCTTAGGATCCGTTTTCGTAGGATTTTCCTCTCTCTTCAGCCAAGGAACCCCTGTTCCAGCGGCCGAAGGACAGGCAACTCCTGCTCCGACAAAACCTCCGGAAGAGAAACCGAAAGAAAAGGAAGAGTTTACGATCTACGAAGACCAGGACGGACAACTATTTACGAAACCGGGAGTCGGACGGACTCCGAGTAAGTTGAATAAGGGAATCAACAAACATGATCCTAAATTCAATCCGTATCCGAATCACCTGACCAGTAGACCTTCCGAACCCCAAAAGGAAAAATTGACCATCACGGGTCGAATCCAGTTCCGAGGAGTGTCCGCTCAGGAAGGATCGAATTTCAGCAACGGGCATTCCGATTTCAGTTCCGTGGATTGGAACTTCCGGCGTTTGCGTTTGGGCTTTCAGTACCAGGGAAGTTCCTGGTGGGGAGCCGTTCTGAACGTCCGTGGGGAAAACATGTTGAATAACCCACAGTTGAACAGCACCACGAACGCGGCAGGACAAGTAACCTCCGTTTCTCTGAAAGACGCCAGAGGATTCATCCAAGAGGCGGCCATATTCTTTAACCTGCCGTTCTGGGGGGCGAGAATCAGTCTCGGGCAATTGCCTACGCAATTCCAGAGAGAATACCTGATGTCCTCGGCGAACTTCATCGCGCTGGAACGTTCCTATACCACCCAGGCGTATCCTCAGTTCGATGACGGGGTCGGGATCCAACTCTCCCCTTTAAAGGATTATTTCGACGGAAAGTATGAGAAACACCTGACCGTCAACCTAATGGTAGGGAACGGCAAAGGAGCCGGTGGAGACTTCGGAAACGGGCGCCGCCAAGACCTGACCTATACGTTCGACGGAAACCAGCAGTTAATCACCTCGCCTACTTACTACGCGAGAGCTCAATGGAACGTCTTCGGCGGATTAATGAAACCGAATGGAGCGAATGTGGGTTGGCAAGAAGGCGAAGAAATCTTCTTGAGAGAAGCCAAACTTTCCATAGGAGCGGCCAGAATGCAGACCAGAAACGCGGCATTCAGTAGCTCCCCCGGATCCACCCTCGCTATCGACGGTGCCGTTCCTCGAGGATACGGAAACGTCACGATGCTGACTCCTCAAACCACTCCGGATTGCGGGACCAACGGAAACTACAACGTCCAAAGCAACCAGACCACCCCCGGTCGTTGTCGAATGGACCTGACGGGAAATACTGTCGATTATACTTTCAGCTGGAGAGGTTTTTACCTCAGCGGGGCCTATACGAGATTCACCGGAGCCGCTTCCAACAATATGATCGGATGGCAGCAAACCGTAGGTTACAATATCCCGATCACGGAACGTTTTTGGCTCATGCCGGTCTTCCGCTACGATTACATGCAGGGTGATTTTAACCGAAACGGCCACATGGATCCGAGCGACTATAGAAGATACTATTGGGCTGGGTTGAACTTTTTCGGCGACAAGCATTTGTTCAAGGCACAACTCTTTTACCAGATCCCGGTATTGGAATTGGGCGTGAATCCGAACAACGGCTCGGCGGCCCGGATCAACAACCAGACGGTTTATTTTCAACTACAAGCTACGTTCTGGACCGGCGTCACATCTCCTGATCACTTGGACACCCGTTTAGAATAGATGGAAAGGTTTACACTTATGAAATATCTTAAATTGCTAATGTTAACCCTGGTTCTCGCTTCTAGCTCTTTTTGCAAAAGCCACCAGGAGGACACCAGCTCTCTTTTGCTCGCTTTAGCGGGAGCGCAGACTGCCGACGGAAAAAATTCCATCGTCGTATTCGATACTACGGACGGAATTTCGTACACCGGAAAATGCTACGATACCTTTACGGCGGGAGGAGCCAGCGGACCTGCCATTTCCCCCACTGCGTACTTCAATATCGTTCTGGGAGGAACCGCGGCAAACAACGACTTCCACAAGCAGAATACGAGTTCTAGCACCTGTGCATCCGGAACTTCCAACTTCGGATTTACGGGAGGGGGAGTCCCTGCAATCGGATCCGATTTCGCGTTTAAAGTATATTACTGCGACCCGAACTATTCTGCTTGCAAACAGGCACAATGGAGAGCTGCCGGATTTCCTTGAAGATCTCCTTTGCGGAAACCCAGAAATCCGAATAAAAACAGATTCATTTTCTGACCTAAACTTGAGCCCTTCGGGGCTCGATTTTTGACTCATTCTTTGTCGACCCTGCTTTTTCGGGTTGACGCCAAGCCGGATCGGATAACGGGTGTACTCCGAACGTCCTTTCCTTTAAAACAGCAAGAAATGCCGATTTCTGCGAGAATTCTGGTGCGTAATATCATCTTAATTCCTCGGAAATCAGTTTGTAATAAAATCGATGTAAGTTACACTGCCATCAAGGAGAGCCCATTTTTTAAATGAAAAATATCTTCCAAAAAATAATAGCAATCACCGCAATCCTAGTCTCGGG
The genomic region above belongs to Leptospira fletcheri and contains:
- a CDS encoding LA_3150 family lipoprotein, with translation MKYLKLLMLTLVLASSSFCKSHQEDTSSLLLALAGAQTADGKNSIVVFDTTDGISYTGKCYDTFTAGGASGPAISPTAYFNIVLGGTAANNDFHKQNTSSSTCASGTSNFGFTGGGVPAIGSDFAFKVYYCDPNYSACKQAQWRAAGFP